The DNA window CTTCCAGAATGTTCAAATGTCTGTGAACTTCCTGGTCTCCTTGTTGAAGAAAAACTGGCAAAATGTGAGTTTGTTCTTTTTAAACTTGTTGCAACTTCTTTCTAGCACCGTTGACTGTTTTCTGAACCTATTTTATGTCTTTTGCTGTGAATCAGGTGAAGTCGCTGCACCTAAAGAGTACCATGGGTACCCCAGTCCGCCTCTATTAAGCTAGTTCTAAACTACCGCTATGTTTTTGGAATGCTTAGAAATATCACCCCTTTCCTTAAataactttattgttttttgagaGATGAAATTATGTTCATGGatttgttcttaattttttttttaatgcttaacCCTTAAATCAGACCTGTTATGTTGATAGCATTGCTTCCCTTGAAATGTTTAATGCCTGTGGGAAAGCCAACTGCAGAAAGAAAAACGCAAGTGTCAAACTTGCCTGAGATGAATCTGCCTTTGCTTTATATATAGATGGTAAAATAGGTAACTTGTTTCTTAATTTCAACGGTGGTTTTTGGGTCAAGCGTCGTATGTCTTAAAAATCAGCCGAAATAAGTTGTCTCTAGTCAGATAGCGTCGTATCTCCTGCAAGAACCCAGCGGTGATTCTCATGTCAAAAagatcaagattttatcaaaaaaCGACCTGATTTCTTACAAAAAAGTGTTGTTTCCAATCCTGCGCCAGAGTTTACTCTCAAACCAaagaatattcataaaaaaggTCTTCAGAGAATCTTGCTTCTTATCTATTGAAGCACAAGCATCATAATTATCAGATTCGGGTGGTCATAAGCCAGAATCTCTTCTACGACATCTGAGCAAGACCTCCGAGCTCCCATCCTATTTTCAGCTATTAGATCGCATTCTTTAATCGGAGATAACAACATGGTTTTCGAGGCGGATCATGTATTTGATCTTAAGACGTTATTCATAACTTTTTGATAGCTGTGAGAAGGAATAAATAGACTTTCTGCTGCATTCATGGCAGCCTTAAATATTGAACACAGGCAACAATAACCTCCTGTACAATATTTGCCATACTGTAATATGTGAAGATGGTCAATAATTACTGAGATTTGAATCCAGCTACATTAACATAAATCCTCTAAAGATCATTAAAGCAATGTCAATTGtaaattgtgtaaaaaaaagagcttttcAACAGCATTGTTGCATCAACCTTAAACAACAATTTCTTCCTATAAACCTTTCCGCAAGCTGCACAATTAGGAGAATCTGTGCTCATTATTCTTCTCATCCTGGAGAAGATTATTGATTTGAAGGCATTCGATCGAGCTCACATTCCATATTTTCTTCGAACCTAGCTCTTTTATAGTCATTGGAAATGTGAGATCGATTGTCAAGTAAAGAATTAGCTTGCAAAGCCGAGCACAAGTAACAAAACAGTACTAGACTGTTAATGTACGCAACACCAAGATTTAACAGACCAACCATAAGGATTTTTGACAAGTCCAAATCTCATTCTGCTTAGATTGAATTAGCAGATAATATTCTATTCTCTGAAAAATCAAACGAAATAAATTTGTCTCTCAATGAAACAAAGAGTACTCGGCTAGTCTTTGTTTTGTCCATATCCCTAGTCCTATAAAAAGCCAACACCATAGCTGATTCTATTCTCTTGCTAAGTATGGAGTTAACAGACTTAATGAGGTCATTGCCTGGTTTATCTACGCATAAAGTAGCATTGCAGATTGATCACGAGACTTAAGTTTGCGCAACAGACAAGGAAAGGAATCGAATCTGCAAGCCTGTGTGGAGATAATTCACTTtcgataaaaagaaaaatttctgTTTCTAGATTTGCTGCAGATTTTGACAGATAAAGACAACGGCTTTTTGAATACTGCAGAAGATCTGCATGAAAGCGTGTTTATAGCTTCTTAGTGTTGCAGGTGTGGTACATGTTACCATGATACAAAAAATCATGCCTCTTCATTTCTAATGCATGCCTATCCAAACTTAAGGGGAAACAAAGGTAAAGTAATAGGGTTGCAGTAAAGCCAAAATAAGATGCTTGCAAGTacaatcttcttcttttgcaaCTTTCTCAGAAAGTCTTGTTGACAAGCTTTAGGAGCCAGGCacagaaaaagaaattacaagCATTATCTGGATATTATCTAGGGTTTATGTTTGtttattcgttttttttttcctgtaacaGTCAAAAGAAAAACTGATTAGCAACACGGTTCCACACAGAACAGGTCAAACAATACTAGAAAGCTTGCTTGATGTAGTTTTACTCTTCCTTTCTTTTAATGGCAGATTTTGTGGTACACTTCGCAGTCCATGTAAAGTAGAAACCAGGGCTGTCTCTGGCTGCACTCTGTACTAGAGGTTTCGCTTTGTCATGATACAGCAGATAATATTCTATTGCTTTGGATCAAAGATACAGTATTTGCCACTCGTTTTCATTTGGAAAAGATATCTAATCTTCCTTAATTTTAGGCGAGTTCTTATTGCTTTGAAATTACGATGAAAAAATGGGCTTTTTTTGGGGGGCCAACAACAAACAACCTTACTAATTTCAAAGTTTGAGAGGCAAGAAGTCACATGTTAAAGAGAGCTAggtaaaataacaggaaattaCCAATGGTGTCCCACTTGGATGACATTTGTTTTCAGCAGGCCTTCCTCCATGATCACCTTCATATTCTGTTCGATAAAATGTCAAGTCAAAACTTAAACAGATACATGAGAAAGCAAGCAGATTAAGAATGTGACAGAAGCTACTTGTTTTTAAGCAAGAAAACTAGAAAGAGGAAAACAATGCAATGTGATTTATTTAACCTTCAGAATTTCTTGAACAACCTAGTTTTTCCTTCCCTTTGGTCCCCTTTCCTGTTTCTTGTGAGCCAGACGAAATGTCAATGAATTCAACAgaggcatcatcatcatcatcatcttcatgaTCCTCAAGCTTATCTTCTTGATTACTCTCTGCAGCATCAGTGTTATTCCATGGATAGCCTACTTCCGTAAAACTCTTATCGATTATGAATACAGTGAACAGGGAGTTCCACTCGTGCTCAAAAACTAGGAAATCTCCGTAGTCAATAGAGTAATAAGCTATGAACATTTCCCAACCCTTTGCAAATGAAACTTCATCTTTATGTTTTAAGAACTCTACCTTCCATGTTGCAGCACTTGGAACTTTAATTACTGCTGATTTTGATAAACTTTCTCCATGCTTTCTCAAAAATCTTCGAGGAATCGCCTgtcaataacaaaacaaaaaagaaaggaggagGGTGTTTTGAAGTTAGCTTCACTTGCGCACTGATTAGtacttcaacaaaaaaacaagttgaagaaCAACAAGAAACAGAAGAAGGAAAGTTTATAGATTGGAAGGAAAAGAATGCTTACGATCTTCTGATTCTTCATAATATCACTAAGAATGATACGgataaaatgtgttttttttggtGTGAACAATGATCCATTGTTGTCTCTCTTGCTACAAGAAGCCATGTTTCCTCAGATGCAACAAATTAGAGAAAAGGAACAGAAAGGCTCGTGTATAGTGCTAAAACTGAGTTTTTGTATGTGTGGGAGTGTTTTGAGAGCTCTGTCAATTGTATTTCATTATTCTCCGAATAGTTTTCGTTAGGCCTTATTTAGGAGATGTTGTCTAACACATACTTTATATACTGGGAAGGAAAGGGGAGAAGAACAAGGGAGAATAACAGGTATGTACAAGAAGGGAAAGATATAAGAGTATCTTCAATAGAGTGGTGAATCTATCTTCTAAGACATTTTGTGATCAAGAAAGGTCCATCCCTCAGAATTTGTGATCTTTGTATGCCTCTTCACGTAATTAAGCACAGCATACATTGGTTCCCACCAGTTTAATGCATGGTTCTATGGTAGTGGATGGGCTTTTCTTGCATGTATGTTGCTGGATCTGATCTAAATGCAATCCCGTCGAAGATCCAAATGTTCAAATGCAGTAGATTTAAGGGTGCGTGTAAAATCCCAAGCAAAATTGCACTGTCTCAGGCACAAATGCAGCCAAGCCACAACCTTTCAGACTTTTTTGACTGTCAAAATGAAACATGGCCAGGTAATTAATGTTGCCCCAAAAAAGTGAGCTCGTTTTCAGTCAAAAAGAGCTTACCTCTAAATTCTTATATACCATCGAGGCAGAGAAAAGGAAGATGAGTTTTCAGCATCTGGCAATCTAACGTAACTGTCCAAATAGTTCTGCAAAAGTGATCCCCAAAagacaataaattatattaatgtgAATGGACAAACAAATTGTTGTCTGAAAATGGAGCATTAGCAGCTTAAGGGGTCCCATGTAATCATCACGAACAAACAATCAGCTCCAACATCAAGAGACCATCAAATCCAGGACATATCTTTGCGAATATCAACAGCTCAGTACCTCCACAGGCCACATTCTATTTCGTTTAGATGTTCAGTTATGAAATCTTTTGCCAAACTGCACAACGAGAATTTAAATACCATCGAAAACTTCCACTGTACTGAACAATAATGATGATGACAACAATACAAAACTGATCATAACAATGGAAGCCCTTTCATTAGCTAGTGAATATCAACGACAGCAATCcttaaaaatctaataaaataaaaggagatttTTTCTATACACTGAACAAAATAGAATTTTGAATATCATCATTAGTGTAACAAACATAAACTGATCGATCAACACATCAGTGGAAACCCTTTTCCTAGCTAGTACTTTTTAAGCATGGTGCTACTACTAAAAATTGGATGCTCATTGGCAAAAGCAAACAGTCAGTATGAATGTCAAGAAcataaacaacataaaaatcaatatctgGAGTCTTATTCTGAATAGAGAAGTAAAATAATCTTCGGCTAGGATAACAACAAATTTCAACATAAGTTCAATTACCTTAATCAACTCAAAGACAGAGATAAATCATCTACTTTCAAATTATGAGCCGTACAAATGTCGTCCAACTAGAATGGAAGTTCTTCTATCTGAACATGCTTCTCCTTAAAATATCTCTTAGAAACCATGACTATTATATTATgccatgaagaaaagaaagaacgtAAATGGCCAATAAAGGGAAGataattttgttcaaattaAAGGAGGAAGAACAAAAATTGCATAGCCGTGCAGTAAAAGGGAGGCAATCCTCCTAACTTAACCACTCTGAACCATCCAATTCTTTTTAAACTAAGAAGTCAGGTTAAGagaatttaatattaacttgctaaattgtatttaataataatattaaatagtttttcattgacttgaataaatgtttttaggttagaaaaaaattatttatgacatATAGAGTAGCGTAGGCCAGCAAactagcaaaaacaaataatgatgaATTACGTGGTTTCAATGTTAATATATAGATTCAAGGGAAAAAGTAAGGGTGTCTATCTGTATATGCAACCTTCAAACATGCAACgtgttattatcataataattaatagatTTATACCTCAATGAACACCCATGTTTTCCTCTAAAGATCTCAGCTTCGAACTTcttctttataataataattaataaaaaaaaattctccaaATGCGAATGTTGTTATATGCAACAAAAAGTAAGAAAATTTGTGCCATTCCCAAAAGACATATATGCCAGCATTGCTGTccagtttattttaaaaaaatcccttaACATGATGATCAGTGAGATGTGATGCGGGATTTCACTCGTATTATAAAGGagaagaaataagaaaagaagagagctAAGCCTGAGTTGCAGTGAAGGATCCAAATTCGAAGAACTTCCTcatgaaacaaacaaaaactagTGCTGTTAAGATTGAAAGTCTCTCACAAATTTCTTTCCCCTAAAGATAGAAAAGACCACAGATTGCATAGGCTGTTGGGCTGTATGCAGTTTAACTTTTGCTTAAACTTTTGGTGTCATTGCCTTCATATTTATGCTATATCAATTTCACATTATCTAATTTCCAAAAATAGCTTGATGGAGTAACAAAAACTAAACCTAACAAACATTTGTGTTAAACACATGTATAAAGCCTTGCTTTTAATTGATACATAGGATTGATTTCACAGTACAGTGTTGTAGTATCTAGGTTCTTAATGCACGATGATCTCTACGCTAGAATTAAGGTGTAAAATTGATTCGCATCTTCTAAGTATGGTATTTCTATCCTCATGATCTTTCACAGCTCATTCtaacattttgttattttcataacAGCCACAGTTTCTGTTTTCATACTCCATGTTACCAACCATGCACAGACAACCCAGGTGCAACCAATCTCTATATACGTACTAAATATCCAGGTCTGGCTATAAAGTATTGAAGAGGGAGAGCTTCGAtgtaattaatgaatttaatggCAGAGAACATGATGCAACAACAATTGGTTACAAgtttttcttagaaaactctACTGTCACTTTGTTTCCCTGTAATTAGTCTTAGTTTTATATTCCCAGATAGGATTTTCCTGCcctaatctaaaaataaaagggaatgTTCGTACGAGTTAGTTTGCCAAGCTGTGTGAGTTTTGCAGTTGAGAGAAATCTAATAATAGAAACCATATGAATTCGTTGCCGGAAAAAATATGATTGGTGTTTGTTTTCCTCAATGCTCTATAAAAAGCTCCATAGAATATtataatcatttcattttcgATCCAAACAAATTTGCAGAATACAGAAGGAGGTGGAAGAAATTGACGTCCCAAGGAAAAATGGGCTTGAAAGTTAATGTCTCGGCAATCTTTTTGTTGCTATTCTTGACATCTACTGATGTTAAAGCCGAAAATGTTGTCTTCGATGTGACAAAATATGGTGACGAGGAAGATATTAGCAAGGTAAGTATTTAGCAATACAATGTTTAATTTACCAGATTGTCTTGGTTGAGatattttgcattttcttttacCCTCTTCAGGCCTTCAAAAGTGCATGGGAAGATGCTTGTGCATCAACAAGTCCGAGTAAAGTCTTGATTCCGAGAGGGACATACTTGTTAGGCCCAGTGATTATATCAGGGCCTTGCAAGGCTGCAATTGAGCTTCAAGTTAAAGGCAAATTACAGGCGCCGGTAGACATGAGAGAATTCGAAGGGTTTAGCAGCTGGATTACTCTCAATTATGTTGATCAGTTTACTTTGACTGGTGGTGGAACTTTTGATGGCCAAGGAAAATCGGCATCGAATCAAAACAACTGTGGAAAGGATAAACATTGCAAGCTACCCCCCGTCGtaagtttaatttcttttatgttatgGTGATTAGTAAATGAtcgaaatgaaaaattaaatttcttaattttgtgttgtttttgtttgcttgaTCGACCAGAGTTTGAAGTTCAATTTCATCACCAACGGAATAGTCCACGATATAACATCCACGGACAGCAAGTACTTTCATGCTCATCTCTTGGGGTGCAAAAACCTCACTTTCCAACATTTTACAATCACTGCACATGATGAGAGCCTGAACACAGATGGAATCCATATTGGACGATCAAAAGACATCAAGATTATCGATTCAGACATTGGAACGGGAGATGATTGTATTTCCCTCGGCCATGGCAGTAGACAAATTACAATCGAAGGAGTAACATGCGCACCAGGTCACGGCATCAGCATTGGAAGTTTAGGGAAATCCCAGAATGAAGAATCTGTGTCTGGAATCTTTGTTAAGAACTGCACCATCTCCAATACCCAAAATGGTGTGAGAATTAAATCTTGGCCTGCGTTATTTGGTGGCTCAGCGTCTGATATACATTTCGAAGATATTATCATGAAGAACGTCAGCAATCCTATTGTCATAGATCAAGTATACTGTCCATGGAATGAATGCAATAGAAAGGTActgattaatttgttaattacagaaagaaagaaatctctCAAAACTAAGGATACTAATAGAATCTTATCATATatggtttttcatttcttaCTTACAGTCTGCATCAAAAGTAAGCATCAAGAATGTGAGCTTCAAGAATATAAGAGGCACATCTAGGACTCCCGTGGCTGTTCAGCTTTCCTGTAGCAAGGACATCCCATGCGACGAAGTGGAGGTTGCTGATATTGACCTCAAATACACCGGAAGTGAGGGTCCAGCTAAATTCCAATGCTCTAATGTTCAACCTAAATTTCATGGGAAAATAAACCCATCAAAATGTTGATGCGCAGAATATTGTGAGCAATTAAATGGgtttaaagatgaaagaaaaacttAGGGAATTTGTATCAAGATTGACTCATGAGCAATAATGGAAAGTAGTATATCTCTTCTTATGGGATattactttcttcttcttttttattttttctgatttaggatttttagggtttcttaATAGCCTTAAAACACAATATCccataaaactaaaaggatctCACAGTAAAGATGGCACTCGTATATTTAATGGACATGTTATGAGTAAttaattacacacacacacacacacacacacacacacacatacatatatatatatatatatatattaacagaTACATCTACatgaaaagaatgaagatattaaaaaaagaaaatatatataaaatgtatttttttgacaCGACTGTCACTCTTGATGAATATAGACAGTCGtgtcaaaaaaaatacattttatatatattttcttttttcaataccTTGATTCTTTTCATGTAGATGTAtctgttaatatatatatatatatatatatatatatatatatatatatatatatatatatatatatatcattaaattccaATGGTTccataagaaatttatttttcaagaaaacaaaaattatatgatttatatattatgAAATGGTTCTAGGATCAACAATGAGcaatatttcatatttaaagtATACAatttttgcatgaaaaatattgttatcaATTTTGCTTGTGTTGATATATACATACGATATTTTCAATTGGTAAAGCATAAAGTTAAGATATTagagttaaataaaaagaaaatatcaatatatGACACAATCACATAAAATGAGGagatgggtttttatttttctttgtaatataaacaatttttttccaaattaaacTTATCTTGGATATTTAGTttataatcttattattttttcatttattcttattactgaaactttatttttagggcatcgtttttcttttctttaaaacaatataCTTTTGAACTTTTTCATTACTGTTTCATGAGCCATTTTAATTAAACTCCATTATCTCCACTCCAAATAATCATAGCCTTTTAAAATCCATATGtaacactactagaaaattgttaaatactaacaaaaatatcaatggAAATAATATCATTGGTAAATTATAGTGATAATTACTGATGGAACATAACGTTGCTATTTCTCTCGGTATTCACCGAAAAAAATCTTCCGTAAGTGAATACCCCAATGGAATTACagttgaaaattaagaaatgaaaaactaaaaaaaatataaaaatgacgTGTTATTATTTCAGATGGAATTACAAATCAAATATGCCCGTTGCCAATACTCATCGGTGAATCCGTTTgtaaaatttaagttataacCTAACAGTTAATCCCCCATCTCCCCCTCCCCATTTAttcttctccttcctttttATCCTATAGAAACAACACATAGCACCCTTGCTCCTCTCATTTTGTCACAAACCAAGCTCTCATTATCACAAATTCGGCCATCCCAACACTCAGTCTGTCAGTATTTCTGttttggttcaatttttttttaagattcgccacatcaagtaagcaaaactacctcttttttttgttgtaacccattttacaaatgttatttttttggcatttttatgTAATGTATGTAGTTTGATtatgtgtttacttgttttataaccATTTCCTATAGAAACTTGTTGTAAGAATGTAttatttgtacatgttagggtttgtttgaggttttgaaaagttatatttgtttgtcatttgatgaaattgagtttgattttgtaacttgGGTGTTTTATAATGGAATAAGTAATGACTTATTAATGGGCAAGTTTcacatttaatcaattttattgttaagttgaaaatttcagtaaatttgaaggaatttgaatttttaaagaaaattgataatgatttaagggTATTATCAAAATAGAAGGAAtaagtttgatttaaaataatgataactaATTAGTTGGATATCAATAATTTGTTTAgttcatattattaattaatacatgttgtcatcaatattctatataggttttaTATAAGTAATAGATAATTTTTCGTGGATATATCGAGTTTCTCCTGAAAGTTTACGCATGATGGATTATTATAATGGTATtacaagttttattaattacacactATCTAATCCAAAAAACATTAGTGAATGAGGTATTAAATGTCCATGTaaaaggtgtaaaaataaaaagtttctcaatCTAGATGTTGTTACAATGCatcttctatataaaaaaaggtttatgaaaaaatactTGTATTGGTTTGCACACGGAGAATGATTATAGATGCAATGTGAATGAGTCAGGATTATGCAGGGGAATGTTCAATCATAGATTAAGAACTAAATAAGGATGCAGtcaggttttttgatcttttgaaagattctgatgaacaattatgggatgggtgcacaaatcacaataaatcaTCGGTTGTtgcacaagtgttcaccatcaaaTCAGATTATGGGCTGAGTAAGGCCATTTATGCAAAAtcattgaatgggcgagaagcattttactttaaaaaaaataagttgaaagagaacttctatgttgcTATATGCATGATGAAACACCCTAGcctaggataccaaaaaattgacatgtttttaaaattttacatgttgtactaccttaaaaagatttaatcgAGTGTAGAACATATAGGCATGCTTGGTATAAACCCAAAACCGGTAGGGGAAGGACTTTTGTTTCATATAGAAAATtgagatacttctcaatcactcTTAGATTGCAAAAGTTATTCATGTCTTTAAAGAATGTTGAACATATGACATGACATCAATCACATGATGTATTGGATGGACTCATGGTGCATCCTCCCGATGGTGAAGCCTAGAAGTAGTTTGATGTAGTTGGGCTTGCAATAACAGGTGATTTTGGACAACCAGGTGTGAGTCTGTCATAACTAGATGAGAATATGCCCTAGACAGATTACATGAATGGCCTAACGAATATATTTATGGACTAGTGAGATATGTTTAAGCCCAAGAGAAGATTTGGTCGTGATAAACCAGAATAATGGTTT is part of the Populus trichocarpa isolate Nisqually-1 chromosome 7, P.trichocarpa_v4.1, whole genome shotgun sequence genome and encodes:
- the LOC7477987 gene encoding exopolygalacturonase, with amino-acid sequence MGLKVNVSAIFLLLFLTSTDVKAENVVFDVTKYGDEEDISKAFKSAWEDACASTSPSKVLIPRGTYLLGPVIISGPCKAAIELQVKGKLQAPVDMREFEGFSSWITLNYVDQFTLTGGGTFDGQGKSASNQNNCGKDKHCKLPPVSLKFNFITNGIVHDITSTDSKYFHAHLLGCKNLTFQHFTITAHDESLNTDGIHIGRSKDIKIIDSDIGTGDDCISLGHGSRQITIEGVTCAPGHGISIGSLGKSQNEESVSGIFVKNCTISNTQNGVRIKSWPALFGGSASDIHFEDIIMKNVSNPIVIDQVYCPWNECNRKSASKVSIKNVSFKNIRGTSRTPVAVQLSCSKDIPCDEVEVADIDLKYTGSEGPAKFQCSNVQPKFHGKINPSKC
- the LOC7477988 gene encoding B3 domain-containing protein At4g01580, which encodes MASCSKRDNNGSLFTPKKTHFIRIILSDIMKNQKIAIPRRFLRKHGESLSKSAVIKVPSAATWKVEFLKHKDEVSFAKGWEMFIAYYSIDYGDFLVFEHEWNSLFTVFIIDKSFTEVGYPWNNTDAAESNQEDKLEDHEDDDDDDASVEFIDISSGSQETGKGTKGKEKLGCSRNSEEYEGDHGGRPAENKCHPSGTPLLAFPQALNISREAMLST